The Candidatus Acetothermia bacterium genome includes the window GCGGGCGGTCCGTTCCCGGTACGGCACCCCCTGGAGCTCGAGGACGAACGCGGCGTTCTCGAGCACGGTCAGCACGGGGATCAAGTTGTAGGCCTGAAAGACGAACCCGATCTTCCTCAGCCGCAGCCGGGCCAGCGCGTCCCGGGACAGGCCCGACAGGGCGAGGCCTTCGAGGTAGATCTCCCCCCCGGTGGGCGTCTCGAGCCCCCCGAGGAGGTGGAGGAGGGTGGACTTCCCGGACCCCGACGGCCCGGCGGTGGCGGCGAACTCCCCGGCCCCGATCTCCAGGGAGACCCCCCGCAGGGCCGGCGTCTCCGCGGCCCCGGTGCGGTACACCTTCCACAGCTCCTCGGTGCGGATGACGGGGCTACTCCACATAGCGCATCGCCTCCATCGGCTGGAGCCTCGACGCACGGCGCGCCGGCCACCAGGCAGCGAGAACGGCAACCGCCGTCATCGATGCCGTGGAGAGTGCAACCTGTACAAAGTTGGCGCTCAGATGAAGCACCGGCGACATCCCGATCTCTCGCATCATCTGTGCCGCCGCGCCCCACAGGGGGATCCCACCCGCCGCCTCCACCACCAGGATCAGGCCGACTCCGGTGACCGCGCCGCCCACGGCGCCGGCGACGGCGATCGCCCCTGCCTCGGCAAGGATCATCCGCACCACCCGGCGCCGCGCTGCGCCGAGCGCGAGGATGAGCCCAAGCTCGCGCGTGCGTTCGAGCACGGATAGGTAGATCGTGTTCAGCACCACGAGTCCACCGAGGGCAAAGAAGATCGCCCCGACGATCAGCAGCGCCGGGGTCAGGATCCCCATGTAGGTTGCCACCATCGGGACGAGTTCCAGCCAATCCTGCACCTCATACCCTGCTGGGAGGTTTGCCCGTAGATCGTTGACCGCGCGATCGAGCGCGGTCTGGTCCCCCGGGCCGGTCACGCCAGCGACGCGGAGCACGATCGCCGTCGCCGCGGTCTCGCTTCGCGCCAACTGCCGTGCCGTGGAGAGGTCGGCGTAGATCACCGTCCGCCCGAGCGCCGCCTCGGGTGCCCTATACACCCCCACCACCGGCGCTCGGATCGCGCCCAGCGCCGCCTCCGGGTGCGCGCCGAGAAGGACGATCTCGTCTCCAACCTCCAGCTTCAGAAGCAGGGCGAGCTCCTCGCCAACCACGACCCCGCCCGTGCTGGTCGCGAGGGACTCCCCGGCGACGATCCGATCGGCAAGCCCACTGACCGGATCGACTTCCTCGGGCACGATGCCTCGCACGTAGATCGTCCGCGATCGCTCCCCGACGATCGCCATCGCCGGCAGATCGAGCCGCACCGTCCACCACTCGATCCCCTTAACCTCCGCAAGCGCCGCCAGCGCAGCGGACGGATCGCGCATCAACGGGATCGCTGACCCGGTCGCCTTCGTCGGCACGGCGCGGATCTGGGCGTGCCCCGTGTCGAACCGGGTCGCTGTCTCGAACATGTCCCGGAGGTTGGCGTTGGCGAACCCGAACATGAGGACGAGGAAGTACACCGGACCGAGGACCGCCAGCATCGTGAGGGCGGTCCGCCTCCGGTTCCGCCGGAGGTGCCGCAGGGCGAACCTCACTCTCGCCCCTCCAGGCGCGCCACGGTGAAGAACGAGGCGTCGATCCCCAGGCCGAACTCGGGGTCGAGGATCCGCTGGAAGAACTCGTCGCCGCCCCGATCCCGGACCGTGACCTCGGTGGGGAAGAGGAACGGTCCCACCGGGACGGGTGCCCCGAACT containing:
- a CDS encoding ABC transporter ATP-binding protein → MWSSPVIRTEELWKVYRTGAAETPALRGVSLEIGAGEFAATAGPSGSGKSTLLHLLGGLETPTGGEIYLEGLALSGLSRDALARLRLRKIGFVFQAYNLIPVLTVLENAAFVLELQGVPYRERTARARKVLAELGVEEYVHQFPSRLSGGEQQRVAVARAVVSDPAIVLADEPTANLDTKTSLDLIDLMRRMNEEHGTTFLFATHDARLLGGVDRVIHLEDGRIAREERVG
- a CDS encoding ABC transporter permease, with the protein product MRFALRHLRRNRRRTALTMLAVLGPVYFLVLMFGFANANLRDMFETATRFDTGHAQIRAVPTKATGSAIPLMRDPSAALAALAEVKGIEWWTVRLDLPAMAIVGERSRTIYVRGIVPEEVDPVSGLADRIVAGESLATSTGGVVVGEELALLLKLEVGDEIVLLGAHPEAALGAIRAPVVGVYRAPEAALGRTVIYADLSTARQLARSETAATAIVLRVAGVTGPGDQTALDRAVNDLRANLPAGYEVQDWLELVPMVATYMGILTPALLIVGAIFFALGGLVVLNTIYLSVLERTRELGLILALGAARRRVVRMILAEAGAIAVAGAVGGAVTGVGLILVVEAAGGIPLWGAAAQMMREIGMSPVLHLSANFVQVALSTASMTAVAVLAAWWPARRASRLQPMEAMRYVE